The following are from one region of the Streptomyces rubrogriseus genome:
- a CDS encoding helix-turn-helix transcriptional regulator gives MNASPLPDLVGRHRECEALDALLVGLRGDGSRVLVIRGEAGIGKTVLLEYLAAQASRTKVTRAQGIEADMELPYASLHQLCAPFLDELDDLPAPQREALRVAFGMAAGDPPDRFLVGLAVLTLLTRASEARPVLVLIDDAQWLDQISLQTLEFVARRLLAEAVAMVFAVRDPEGQDALTGLPALRIGGLDATAAGELLETAVGGRLEKRIRDRFVAEMHGNPLALLEFSRGRSAAELAYGLDSSGHPIVQGPVASRIERDFAQRLGSLPEATRTLLLIAAAEPVGDARLLARAAAMLKITPFAAPAKVAGLIELGESIRFRHPLVRSAVYHQAAPEARRSVHRALAAATDPVLDPDRRAWHAAQAADGPDEEVAAGLERAAGRARQRGGIAAEAVLLERAAEVTPDRRPRGRRALAAAEAHFSAAAPDRATELATVAELCPLSPLDRARLARLRARILFARSRSDEAAPLLLDAAAQFTAAGSPLARETYLEAISATIFAGRVHGPAGARAAAIAARASGAPPSGSGAADLLLDGVAALLTDGYETGVPALRGALELLAGEELRTREATVRWLLLVPVALEAFIHYAWDLHAWDTLSNRAVRLARDIGALGALPPALIYAGGVHIHYGDFAEADRMIDEADALAAATGHAPHKYATLVLAAWRGEADVASGIIEEARRRADQRGEVSLLGAMGYIQGVLYNGLARYEEALEAARTGIEHDGFNFVGLSLIEHIEAATRCGELDQARSSLARLVDLTRAADSGWAGGATARSQALLADGEEADRLYRAAIVEFERGGVTVEVARSHLLYGEWLRRTHQRSLAREHLRKAHGMFDGMRAHAFAERARRELLATGEHVRVREAAVTSALTPQESQVATLAADGMTNAKIGAELFISPHTVEWHLRKVYTKLGINSRRALPGALASAPPTDRDDEGLVRAG, from the coding sequence ATGAACGCCAGCCCGCTTCCGGACCTGGTCGGCCGGCACCGCGAGTGCGAGGCACTCGACGCTCTGCTGGTAGGCCTGCGTGGAGACGGGTCCCGGGTGCTGGTGATCCGCGGCGAAGCGGGCATCGGGAAAACGGTGCTTCTGGAGTACCTGGCCGCGCAGGCGTCACGGACGAAGGTCACCCGGGCGCAGGGCATAGAGGCGGACATGGAGCTGCCCTACGCGAGCCTGCACCAACTGTGCGCGCCGTTCCTCGACGAGCTGGACGACCTGCCGGCACCCCAACGGGAAGCCCTGCGCGTGGCGTTCGGCATGGCGGCCGGTGATCCGCCCGACCGCTTCCTGGTCGGCCTCGCCGTGCTCACGCTGCTCACCCGTGCCTCGGAGGCGCGGCCGGTACTCGTCCTGATCGACGACGCGCAGTGGCTGGACCAGATCTCCCTGCAGACGCTGGAGTTCGTCGCGAGGAGACTGCTCGCCGAGGCGGTCGCGATGGTGTTCGCGGTGCGCGACCCCGAAGGACAGGACGCACTGACCGGTCTGCCGGCCCTGCGCATCGGCGGCCTCGACGCCACCGCCGCCGGGGAGCTCCTGGAAACCGCCGTCGGCGGGCGACTGGAGAAGCGTATCCGGGACCGGTTCGTGGCCGAGATGCACGGCAATCCGCTCGCTCTGCTGGAGTTCTCCCGAGGCCGCAGTGCCGCCGAACTGGCTTACGGCCTGGACTCGTCCGGCCACCCGATCGTCCAGGGCCCGGTCGCGAGCCGGATCGAGCGGGACTTCGCCCAACGGCTCGGGTCGCTGCCGGAGGCGACGCGGACGCTGCTGCTGATCGCCGCGGCGGAACCGGTCGGTGACGCCCGGCTGCTCGCCCGCGCGGCCGCCATGCTCAAGATCACCCCCTTCGCCGCCCCGGCCAAGGTCGCCGGTCTGATCGAGTTGGGCGAGTCCATCCGGTTCCGGCACCCACTGGTCCGTTCAGCGGTCTACCACCAAGCGGCGCCCGAAGCGCGCCGGTCGGTGCACCGGGCCCTGGCCGCCGCCACGGATCCGGTCCTGGACCCCGACCGGCGCGCCTGGCACGCCGCCCAGGCCGCGGACGGACCGGACGAGGAGGTCGCCGCGGGACTGGAACGCGCGGCCGGCCGCGCCCGGCAACGCGGCGGGATCGCGGCCGAGGCGGTACTGCTCGAACGCGCGGCCGAGGTGACGCCGGACCGCCGGCCACGTGGGCGCCGCGCCCTGGCGGCAGCGGAGGCGCACTTCTCGGCCGCGGCGCCCGACCGGGCCACGGAGCTGGCCACAGTGGCCGAACTGTGCCCCCTGAGCCCGCTGGACCGCGCTCGCCTGGCGCGGCTGCGAGCCAGGATCCTCTTCGCCCGCAGCCGCAGCGACGAGGCGGCGCCCCTGCTCCTCGACGCGGCGGCGCAGTTCACCGCCGCCGGTTCGCCGCTGGCGCGGGAGACGTATCTGGAGGCGATCAGCGCCACCATCTTCGCGGGCCGCGTACACGGCCCGGCGGGAGCCCGCGCCGCCGCCATCGCCGCCCGCGCGTCCGGCGCACCCCCTTCCGGCTCCGGGGCCGCCGACCTGCTGCTGGACGGTGTGGCCGCGCTCCTCACGGACGGTTACGAGACCGGTGTGCCGGCGCTGCGCGGCGCCCTGGAACTGCTGGCCGGCGAAGAACTGCGCACACGGGAGGCCACCGTGCGCTGGCTCCTGCTCGTACCGGTGGCGCTGGAGGCGTTCATCCACTACGCCTGGGACCTGCACGCGTGGGACACCTTGTCCAATCGCGCGGTGCGCCTGGCCCGTGACATCGGCGCGCTCGGCGCACTGCCGCCGGCGCTCATCTACGCCGGTGGAGTGCACATCCACTACGGGGACTTCGCCGAGGCGGACAGGATGATCGACGAGGCCGACGCCCTGGCGGCCGCGACCGGTCACGCGCCGCACAAGTACGCCACGCTGGTCCTGGCCGCCTGGCGGGGCGAGGCGGACGTCGCCTCCGGGATCATCGAGGAGGCCAGGCGGCGGGCCGACCAGCGGGGCGAGGTGTCCCTGCTGGGCGCCATGGGCTACATCCAGGGAGTGCTGTACAACGGCCTGGCACGGTACGAGGAGGCCCTGGAGGCCGCGCGTACCGGCATCGAGCACGACGGGTTCAACTTCGTCGGTCTGTCACTGATCGAGCACATCGAGGCCGCCACCCGGTGCGGCGAACTGGACCAGGCCAGGTCCTCACTGGCCCGGCTGGTCGATCTCACCCGCGCGGCCGACTCCGGCTGGGCCGGCGGCGCCACAGCCCGAAGTCAGGCCCTGCTCGCCGACGGCGAGGAGGCCGACCGTCTGTACCGTGCGGCGATCGTGGAGTTCGAGCGCGGCGGCGTCACCGTGGAGGTGGCCCGTAGCCACCTGCTGTACGGCGAGTGGCTGCGCCGTACCCACCAGCGATCGCTGGCCCGCGAGCACCTGCGCAAGGCTCACGGGATGTTCGACGGCATGCGGGCGCACGCCTTCGCGGAGCGGGCCCGCCGCGAGCTGCTCGCCACCGGGGAGCACGTCAGGGTGCGGGAGGCCGCGGTGACCAGCGCGCTCACTCCGCAGGAGTCACAGGTGGCCACGCTCGCCGCCGACGGCATGACGAACGCGAAGATCGGCGCGGAGCTGTTCATCAGCCCGCACACCGTGGAGTGGCACCTGCGGAAGGTGTACACGAAGCTCGGGATCAATTCCCGCCGCGCGCTGCCCGGTGCCCTGGCGAGCGCCCCGCCCACGGACCGGGACGACGAGGGCCTGGTGCGTGCCGGCTGA
- a CDS encoding MarR family winged helix-turn-helix transcriptional regulator → MERHLHRQLGLGVSEFYALRTLSEGVAAGTGLLYLSDLANGTGLSQSATSRLVTRLQERGLITTHTASNDRRSIEIELTAVAHDVLRLGSPLLSQAVEEVVRQLHVEETDKDLLRYLRGGVSEGAGSHVRQAPNVR, encoded by the coding sequence ATGGAGCGACACCTCCACCGGCAGCTCGGCCTGGGCGTGAGCGAGTTCTACGCCCTTCGCACCTTGAGCGAGGGGGTGGCGGCCGGTACGGGTCTGCTCTATCTGAGCGACCTGGCCAACGGGACGGGCCTGAGCCAGTCCGCCACCAGCCGCCTGGTCACACGCTTGCAGGAACGCGGCCTGATCACCACGCACACCGCGTCCAACGACCGCCGGAGCATCGAGATCGAACTCACCGCCGTCGCGCACGACGTGCTGCGGCTGGGCTCTCCCCTGCTGAGCCAGGCGGTCGAGGAGGTCGTGCGCCAGCTCCACGTCGAGGAGACGGACAAGGACCTGCTCCGCTACCTGCGGGGAGGGGTGAGCGAGGGTGCGGGCTCCCATGTTCGACAGGCGCCGAACGTTCGCTAG
- a CDS encoding aldehyde dehydrogenase family protein, whose protein sequence is MNESPKMPFPTPSHWIDGRAVTGSGPLIDVVNPADESVIAHLHEATAADVDMAVDAAVAAFPGWAATPPRHRADVMRRLAEGLQKRSEELAATITMEMGAPIAFSRQAQVGFPVASTLAAIAAAERFEWSETVENSLVVREPIGVVGAITPWNFPLQQLVTKVVPAMLAGNTVVLKPSELSPLSARMFAEIATEAGLPNGVFNVVQGTGPVVGEAMSRHPRIDMISFTGSTRAGKSVSSAASVTVKRVALELGGKAAHVILPEADLDSAAARGLAFAWANAGQACGAYVRMLVPEDLQATVVDKLRTAAQEYVVGDPAAEATRIGPLASETQRRRVDDYIRRGIADGATLVTGGPGRPEGFETGAYVRPTIFSDVAPESVIAQEEIFGPVLVVIPYTDDEHAVEIANGTVYGLNAAVTGDEDHAMAIAMRLRVGQVDVNGGQHNFQAPFGGYKQSGNGREMGRAGLEEFLETKAITR, encoded by the coding sequence ATGAACGAAAGCCCCAAGATGCCCTTCCCGACTCCTTCCCACTGGATCGACGGCCGTGCCGTCACCGGCTCCGGACCGTTGATCGACGTGGTGAACCCCGCCGACGAATCGGTCATCGCCCACCTGCACGAGGCCACCGCCGCCGACGTGGACATGGCTGTCGACGCCGCGGTAGCCGCCTTCCCCGGATGGGCCGCGACGCCCCCGCGGCACCGGGCGGACGTCATGCGACGCCTGGCCGAAGGACTGCAGAAGCGGAGCGAGGAACTGGCGGCCACCATCACCATGGAGATGGGCGCCCCCATCGCCTTCTCCCGGCAGGCGCAGGTCGGATTCCCGGTCGCGTCCACCCTGGCCGCGATCGCCGCGGCCGAGCGGTTCGAGTGGAGCGAGACGGTCGAGAACTCGCTCGTCGTCCGCGAACCCATCGGAGTGGTGGGCGCCATCACCCCGTGGAACTTCCCGCTGCAGCAGCTGGTGACGAAGGTGGTCCCGGCGATGCTGGCGGGCAACACTGTCGTCCTCAAGCCCTCGGAGCTGTCTCCCCTCAGCGCCCGGATGTTCGCGGAGATCGCCACGGAGGCCGGGCTGCCGAACGGTGTGTTCAACGTGGTGCAGGGAACCGGCCCGGTCGTCGGCGAGGCCATGTCCCGCCACCCGAGGATCGACATGATCTCCTTCACCGGATCCACCCGCGCCGGCAAGAGCGTCTCCAGCGCCGCCTCCGTCACGGTGAAGCGGGTCGCACTCGAACTGGGCGGCAAGGCCGCCCACGTCATCCTCCCCGAGGCCGACCTCGACTCGGCCGCCGCCCGCGGACTCGCCTTTGCCTGGGCCAACGCCGGCCAGGCCTGCGGCGCCTACGTGCGCATGCTCGTGCCCGAGGACCTTCAGGCGACCGTGGTCGACAAGCTCCGGACCGCCGCCCAGGAGTACGTGGTCGGTGATCCGGCAGCCGAGGCCACTCGGATCGGACCACTCGCCTCGGAGACCCAGCGCCGGCGCGTCGACGACTACATCCGGCGCGGCATCGCCGACGGTGCCACCCTCGTGACGGGCGGCCCCGGCCGACCCGAGGGGTTCGAGACCGGCGCCTACGTCAGGCCCACGATCTTCTCCGACGTCGCACCCGAGTCGGTCATCGCCCAGGAGGAGATCTTCGGCCCCGTCCTCGTCGTCATCCCCTACACCGACGACGAACACGCCGTCGAGATCGCCAACGGCACGGTCTACGGCCTCAACGCCGCGGTGACCGGCGACGAGGACCATGCCATGGCGATCGCCATGCGCCTGCGTGTCGGCCAGGTCGATGTCAACGGCGGCCAGCACAACTTCCAGGCACCGTTCGGCGGATACAAGCAGTCCGGCAACGGCCGGGAGATGGGCCGTGCGGGCCTCGAGGAGTTCCTGGAGACCAAGGCGATCACACGCTGA
- a CDS encoding ArsR/SmtB family transcription factor: MPNHHAAPADSEISLPRLLGVLSDPTRLGIVRILSDGAERGWGQFSAPVAKSTLSHHLKMLREAGVTQTRQEGTRCFVKLRGDALETRFPGLLPALLSAAGTDHVGEHVIERDEQA, encoded by the coding sequence ATGCCGAACCACCACGCGGCACCCGCGGACAGTGAGATCTCCCTGCCTCGCCTCCTCGGGGTGCTCAGCGATCCGACGCGGTTGGGAATCGTCCGGATCCTGTCCGACGGCGCCGAGAGAGGGTGGGGGCAGTTCAGTGCTCCCGTCGCCAAGTCCACGCTCAGTCATCACCTCAAGATGCTGCGTGAGGCGGGCGTGACCCAGACTCGTCAGGAGGGCACGCGCTGCTTCGTGAAGCTGCGAGGGGACGCCCTGGAGACCCGCTTCCCCGGCCTGCTGCCGGCACTGCTCTCCGCCGCCGGCACCGACCACGTCGGGGAACACGTCATCGAGCGGGACGAGCAGGCGTGA
- a CDS encoding SDR family NAD(P)-dependent oxidoreductase, whose amino-acid sequence MSPNQSHETFSGRVVIVTGAGTGIGRATAVAFAESGAYVLGVGRREAPLKETAAAHANIDVLAIDICGDDAPATVVGAAVERWGRLDHLINNAGATAVMPLAEADKQAIVDLLALNVVAPSLLAREALPHLRRTSGSIINLSSTYGHRPMAGGAHYSASKAAIEQMTRSWALELADEGVRVNSVAPGPTRTDVMLHAGLTPEAANDMYAYERDRIPTHHIAHADEVAHWILRMADPAGRHATGQVITVDGGLELI is encoded by the coding sequence ATGTCCCCGAACCAGTCCCATGAGACGTTCTCCGGGCGCGTCGTGATCGTCACCGGCGCGGGAACCGGCATCGGCCGAGCCACCGCCGTGGCCTTCGCCGAGTCGGGTGCGTACGTCCTCGGGGTGGGCCGCCGCGAGGCGCCCCTGAAGGAGACCGCCGCGGCCCACGCCAACATCGACGTCCTGGCCATCGACATCTGCGGCGACGATGCGCCCGCCACGGTGGTGGGAGCCGCCGTGGAGCGGTGGGGGCGCCTCGACCACCTGATCAACAACGCCGGTGCGACAGCGGTCATGCCGCTGGCGGAGGCCGACAAGCAGGCGATCGTCGATCTGCTGGCGCTCAACGTCGTCGCGCCCAGTCTTCTGGCTCGCGAAGCCCTGCCGCACCTGCGCCGGACCTCGGGGTCGATCATCAACCTCTCCAGCACCTACGGGCACCGCCCGATGGCTGGGGGTGCGCACTACTCGGCCAGCAAGGCCGCCATCGAGCAGATGACGCGGAGCTGGGCACTGGAGCTGGCCGACGAGGGTGTCCGTGTCAACTCGGTCGCTCCCGGCCCCACCCGCACCGACGTCATGCTGCACGCCGGTCTGACACCGGAGGCGGCCAACGACATGTACGCCTATGAGCGCGACCGCATCCCGACCCACCACATCGCGCACGCGGACGAGGTGGCTCACTGGATCCTCCGCATGGCGGACCCGGCCGGACGCCATGCGACCGGTCAGGTGATCACCGTCGACGGCGGCCTGGAACTTATCTGA
- a CDS encoding SDR family oxidoreductase, translated as MKVVVVDGGGLMGVETALWVRDHGHEVELVQAPGGPHAPTYDEIAEALRGSSVVVDLAHQPSADIGTLSEDHGLVVDEAALVDSWARSTGELLRAGAAAGVRHHVCLSVVGVDRIGGEGVFRALRNREVMVRRAGIPYSILRATQTFDAAEDIATAATEDWIVWVPPAEVRPVSLTDVATLLAHTAVTRPLNGVREIAGPEQFRLDAFVRTALMTEAEYRQVRTDALSPFYGARLRPRDLLPGPDAFITRTTYGEWFAGRPAPDTTS; from the coding sequence ATGAAGGTCGTGGTGGTCGACGGTGGAGGCCTGATGGGCGTCGAGACCGCGCTCTGGGTCAGGGACCACGGACACGAGGTCGAACTCGTCCAGGCCCCTGGCGGCCCGCACGCGCCCACCTACGACGAGATCGCCGAGGCACTGCGGGGCAGTTCCGTGGTCGTCGACCTCGCCCATCAGCCGTCCGCCGACATCGGCACCCTCTCGGAGGATCACGGTCTGGTCGTGGACGAGGCGGCCCTCGTGGACTCCTGGGCCCGATCCACCGGTGAACTCCTCCGGGCCGGGGCCGCCGCCGGCGTCCGTCATCATGTGTGCCTCTCCGTCGTCGGCGTGGACCGTATCGGCGGTGAGGGTGTCTTCCGGGCGCTCAGGAACCGGGAGGTCATGGTCCGGCGGGCCGGGATCCCGTACTCCATCCTTCGCGCCACACAGACCTTCGATGCGGCGGAAGACATCGCGACGGCGGCCACCGAGGACTGGATCGTGTGGGTTCCACCCGCCGAGGTGCGCCCGGTCTCCCTCACCGACGTGGCGACGCTGCTGGCGCACACCGCCGTGACACGGCCTCTGAACGGAGTCCGTGAGATCGCGGGTCCCGAGCAGTTCCGGCTGGACGCGTTCGTGCGCACGGCCCTGATGACGGAGGCGGAGTACCGGCAGGTCCGTACTGACGCCCTCAGCCCCTTCTACGGCGCGCGGCTCCGGCCCCGGGACCTGCTGCCGGGCCCCGACGCCTTCATCACGCGCACCACCTACGGGGAATGGTTCGCCGGTCGGCCCGCGCCGGACACCACCTCCTGA
- a CDS encoding sigma-70 family RNA polymerase sigma factor, whose protein sequence is MSAPSPETTTPAGTPAARPAEGDLDTALHVFLAQRNRLFRIAYRIVGDAAGAEDVVQEAWVRWQLTDRAEVKNPVAFLTTTTTRLSINVIQSGRRRHETPSEPRFADLGDLASSDDPMLCAERTAAIESALALLMARLTPDRLAAYVLRKGFDYTYTELAKLLRISAPNARVVVHRAQARLDSERERPIPTESHRRLVTAFRTAADTGDLDGLLRLLVPEERVRRLAPPSRRPAGPAHVPARQAA, encoded by the coding sequence ATGTCCGCGCCCAGTCCGGAGACCACCACGCCGGCCGGCACCCCGGCCGCCCGGCCTGCCGAGGGTGACCTGGACACCGCCCTCCACGTTTTCCTGGCCCAACGGAACCGACTGTTCCGCATCGCCTACCGGATCGTCGGGGACGCCGCGGGAGCCGAGGACGTGGTCCAGGAGGCGTGGGTGCGCTGGCAGCTCACCGACCGCGCGGAGGTCAAGAACCCGGTCGCGTTCCTGACCACTACCACGACCCGCCTGTCCATCAACGTCATCCAGTCGGGGCGGCGCCGGCACGAGACGCCGTCCGAACCGCGTTTCGCCGACCTCGGTGACCTTGCCTCGTCCGACGACCCCATGCTCTGCGCCGAGCGGACCGCGGCGATCGAGTCGGCCCTGGCGCTCCTCATGGCCAGGCTGACGCCGGACCGGCTGGCCGCCTACGTGCTGCGCAAGGGCTTCGACTACACCTACACGGAGCTCGCGAAGCTGCTGCGGATCAGTGCCCCGAACGCACGCGTGGTGGTCCACCGCGCCCAGGCCCGTCTCGACAGCGAGCGCGAGCGGCCGATCCCCACCGAGTCGCACCGCCGTCTCGTCACCGCGTTCCGGACCGCCGCCGACACCGGCGACCTCGACGGTCTCCTACGACTGCTCGTCCCCGAGGAGCGGGTGCGCCGCCTGGCGCCGCCGTCCCGCAGACCGGCCGGCCCGGCACACGTCCCGGCGCGTCAGGCCGCGTGA
- the ilvC gene encoding ketol-acid reductoisomerase: MAELFYDADADLSIIQGRKVAVIGYGSQGHAHALSLRDSGVDVRVGLHEGSKSKAKAEEQGLRVVSPSEAAAEADVIMVLIPDPIQGDVYEKDIKDNLKDGDALFFGHGLNIRYGFIKPPAGVDVCMVAPKGPGHLVRRQYEEGRGVPCLVAVEQDATGQGLQLALSYAKGIGGTRAGVIRTTFTEETETDLFGEQAVLAGGVTALVKAGFETLTEAGYQPEIAYFECLHELKLIVDLMYEGGLEKMRWSISETAEWGDYVTGPRIITDATKAEMKKVLAEIQDGTFAKNWMDEYHGGLKKYNEYKKQDSEHLLETTGKELRKLMSWVDEEA; this comes from the coding sequence ATGGCTGAGTTGTTCTACGACGCCGACGCCGACCTGTCCATCATCCAGGGCCGCAAGGTCGCGGTCATCGGGTACGGCAGCCAGGGCCACGCCCACGCCCTGTCGCTGCGCGACTCCGGTGTCGACGTGCGCGTCGGGCTGCACGAGGGCTCCAAGTCCAAGGCCAAGGCCGAGGAGCAGGGCCTGCGCGTGGTGAGCCCGTCCGAGGCCGCCGCCGAGGCCGACGTCATCATGGTGCTCATCCCGGATCCCATCCAGGGTGACGTCTACGAGAAGGACATCAAGGACAACCTGAAGGACGGCGACGCGCTGTTCTTCGGCCACGGCCTGAACATCCGCTACGGCTTCATCAAGCCCCCGGCCGGCGTGGACGTCTGCATGGTCGCCCCCAAGGGCCCGGGCCACCTGGTGCGCCGTCAGTACGAGGAGGGCCGCGGCGTCCCCTGTCTCGTGGCCGTGGAGCAGGACGCGACCGGCCAGGGCCTGCAGTTGGCCCTGTCCTACGCGAAGGGCATCGGCGGCACCCGCGCCGGCGTCATCAGGACGACGTTCACCGAGGAGACCGAGACCGACCTGTTCGGTGAGCAGGCCGTCCTCGCCGGCGGTGTCACCGCGCTGGTGAAGGCGGGCTTCGAGACGCTGACCGAGGCCGGCTACCAGCCGGAGATCGCCTACTTCGAGTGCCTGCACGAGCTGAAGCTGATCGTGGACCTCATGTACGAGGGCGGCCTGGAGAAGATGCGCTGGTCGATCTCCGAGACCGCCGAGTGGGGCGACTACGTCACCGGCCCGCGGATCATCACCGACGCCACCAAGGCCGAGATGAAGAAGGTCCTCGCCGAGATCCAGGACGGCACCTTCGCCAAGAACTGGATGGACGAGTACCACGGCGGTCTGAAGAAGTACAACGAGTACAAGAAGCAGGACTCCGAGCACCTCCTGGAGACCACCGGCAAGGAGCTGCGCAAGCTCATGAGCTGGGTCGACGAAGAGGCGTGA
- a CDS encoding helix-turn-helix transcriptional regulator: protein MADRAALAAFLRARREALQPEDVGLPRGRRRRTGGLRREEVAALCDMSVDYYSRLEQPRGPHPSEQMLTAMARGLRLSLEERDLLFQLAGHALPRRARRGDHVAPGMMRILDRLEDTPAQVMNHLGETLSQTRPAVALLGDQRAHTGLARSAHYRWFTDPAARLVHPPSDHAEQSRLMVADLHSAYSRDGGDSGAAALVDALDRESPEFAGLWRQRPVLGPYCASKRFVHPEVGTLELHCQTLIDPDHGQRLVVYTATPGTESHTSLRLLSLLPVL from the coding sequence ATGGCAGACCGCGCGGCGCTGGCCGCTTTCCTGCGGGCACGCCGCGAGGCTCTGCAGCCCGAGGACGTCGGACTGCCTCGCGGCCGCCGCAGGCGTACCGGAGGACTGCGCCGGGAGGAGGTCGCGGCCCTGTGCGACATGTCGGTGGACTACTACAGCCGGCTGGAGCAGCCGCGGGGCCCGCACCCCTCGGAGCAGATGCTCACCGCGATGGCCCGCGGCCTGCGCCTGTCACTGGAGGAGCGCGATCTTCTCTTCCAGCTCGCCGGTCACGCCCTGCCGCGCCGTGCGCGACGCGGCGATCACGTCGCCCCCGGGATGATGCGCATCCTGGACCGGCTGGAGGACACTCCCGCCCAGGTGATGAACCACCTGGGCGAGACACTGAGCCAGACTCGTCCCGCGGTGGCCCTGCTGGGTGACCAGAGGGCCCACACGGGGCTGGCTCGCAGTGCTCACTACCGCTGGTTCACGGACCCCGCCGCCCGTCTGGTCCACCCCCCGAGCGATCACGCCGAGCAGAGCCGCCTCATGGTGGCCGACCTCCACAGCGCATACTCCCGCGACGGAGGCGACTCCGGCGCCGCCGCGCTCGTGGACGCGCTGGACCGGGAGAGTCCGGAGTTCGCCGGCCTGTGGCGGCAACGCCCCGTGCTGGGCCCGTACTGCGCCTCCAAGCGCTTCGTGCACCCAGAGGTCGGAACACTCGAACTGCACTGTCAGACGCTGATCGATCCCGACCACGGCCAGCGGCTCGTCGTCTACACCGCGACACCCGGGACGGAGAGCCACACCAGCCTCCGACTGCTGTCCCTGCTGCCGGTCCTGTAA
- a CDS encoding winged helix-turn-helix transcriptional regulator, translating to MLAAVGCPAGELPDAGRGRLSELSAAGLAHREVEPGPPVTVRYRLTPDGTALMPLLTELAGRAARHLPGTPAARRRGRGWTVAARVDERTDRLAGSCVTTLASSLMWSVSQGLDTRCALCCGYCERDFSRHSMREFVVPGAPEEPRA from the coding sequence GTGCTCGCGGCGGTCGGTTGCCCAGCGGGCGAGCTCCCAGATGCTGGTCGGGGTCGGCTTTCCGAGCTGTCCGCCGCCGGTCTCGCACATCGCGAGGTGGAGCCCGGCCCGCCCGTCACGGTGCGCTACCGCCTCACTCCGGACGGGACGGCTCTCATGCCCCTCCTCACCGAGCTGGCCGGAAGGGCGGCCCGGCACCTTCCGGGCACGCCGGCCGCCCGGCGCCGGGGGCGTGGTTGGACAGTCGCCGCCCGGGTCGACGAGAGGACCGACCGGCTTGCGGGGTCCTGTGTGACAACCTTGGCATCATCTCTCATGTGGAGTGTGTCACAAGGTCTGGACACAAGGTGTGCTCTGTGCTGCGGGTATTGTGAAAGGGATTTTTCCCGGCATTCGATGCGGGAGTTCGTCGTCCCCGGAGCACCTGAGGAGCCACGCGCATGA